From Diaminobutyricibacter sp. McL0608, one genomic window encodes:
- a CDS encoding restriction endonuclease subunit S, which translates to MDDNDHHYVDDRLYTKWMKEPLRAGDVLLTSEAPTGEVAYIAEDVDWAVGQRLFALRGRPEILDGRYLSYLLRGGHVRHQLMSRTTGTTVSGIRQSELVKIELDLPSVDEQRAIAAMLGALDEKVESNRRLVELVPALLAACVAEALADESTRNPVASLAAFVNGGAYTKGATGTGRMVIRIAELNSGPGGSTVYNDIEVPETKTARAGDILMSWSGSLGVYRWALDEAIINQHIFKVIPSGYPAWFVFDRLKAVMPLFQAVAKDKATTMGHIQRGHLESTAVAVPSADALRVLDAKLSPVWDWLLHAEREIVRLTALRDGLMPELLSGGLRTGESLADLEFAP; encoded by the coding sequence GTGGACGACAACGACCATCACTACGTGGACGATCGACTCTACACAAAATGGATGAAGGAGCCTCTGCGGGCTGGAGATGTCCTCCTTACGTCCGAAGCGCCAACAGGAGAAGTGGCATACATCGCTGAGGACGTCGATTGGGCGGTTGGCCAGCGGCTTTTTGCCCTCAGAGGAAGACCGGAGATCCTTGACGGCCGGTATCTCTCGTACTTGCTACGCGGAGGCCATGTGCGACATCAACTAATGTCGCGTACCACTGGGACGACTGTGTCAGGTATACGTCAGTCCGAACTGGTGAAGATTGAGCTGGACTTGCCGTCAGTCGATGAGCAGCGCGCCATTGCTGCGATGCTCGGTGCCCTCGACGAAAAGGTCGAGTCGAATCGTCGACTGGTCGAGCTCGTGCCAGCTCTCCTTGCGGCGTGTGTGGCGGAGGCACTCGCAGATGAAAGCACACGGAATCCGGTCGCGAGCCTTGCGGCATTTGTCAACGGCGGCGCGTACACAAAGGGCGCCACCGGTACTGGACGGATGGTTATCCGCATCGCGGAACTCAACTCCGGCCCTGGTGGCTCGACGGTCTACAACGACATTGAGGTGCCAGAGACGAAGACGGCGCGAGCCGGCGACATCCTTATGTCTTGGTCAGGGTCGTTGGGGGTCTACCGATGGGCCCTAGACGAGGCGATTATCAATCAGCACATATTCAAAGTGATCCCCTCGGGTTATCCGGCATGGTTTGTGTTCGATCGGCTCAAAGCAGTGATGCCTTTGTTCCAGGCTGTCGCGAAGGATAAGGCGACGACAATGGGGCATATTCAACGCGGCCACCTCGAATCCACAGCCGTTGCGGTGCCAAGCGCTGACGCGCTCCGCGTGCTCGACGCAAAGTTGTCCCCGGTGTGGGACTGGCTCTTGCACGCCGAGCGCGAAATCGTACGCCTGACCGCTCTCCGCGATGGGTTGATGCCTGAGTTGCTGTCTGGTGGTCTCCGGACTGGTGAGTCGTTGGCA
- a CDS encoding type I restriction-modification system subunit M, which produces MERPAKPKLQKTLEQRLWDAADALRGNQEPSEYKHVVLGLVFLKYISDRFEERRAAIEASLSDPGSEDYIPNPDRRGRYLESRDEYASHNVFWVPEQARWGTIQSQAKLPSIGQDIDTAMDLIEKENPSVRGVLPRNYGREGLDKGRLGQLVDLIGSIGFTESDDHGSDDVLGRVYEYFLGQFAGKETGKDAGAFYTPRSVVKTLVEMLEPYKGRVYDPACGSGGMFVQSAEFVKAHGGQRNDISVFGQEYTDTTWKLAKMNLALRGIESDLGKSSGDSFTNDLHPDLRADFILANPPFNVSNWWDAKLADDPRWKYGTPPEGNANFAWVQHFIYHLSARGTAGFVLANGSLSSRSGGEGIIRRKLVEAELVDCIVAMPDKLFFNTGIPVSLWFVSKERHGNGHRERRGEVLFIDARNLGTMESRRLRVLADEDIQKIAGTYHAWRNHDGGYVDVPGFAKSAKLEEIREHEFVLTPGRYVGAEAAEVDVEPLDQKIERLTEELFAEFERGRRLEDEIKARLGALR; this is translated from the coding sequence ATGGAACGGCCCGCGAAACCCAAGCTGCAAAAGACACTCGAGCAGCGCCTCTGGGACGCTGCTGATGCCCTCCGGGGAAACCAAGAGCCGAGTGAGTACAAGCATGTGGTACTGGGTTTGGTGTTTCTTAAGTACATTTCGGATCGTTTTGAAGAGCGTCGAGCGGCTATTGAAGCATCGCTGAGCGACCCAGGGTCCGAGGACTATATCCCGAATCCAGATCGTCGCGGCCGATACCTCGAAAGCAGGGACGAATACGCAAGCCACAACGTCTTCTGGGTGCCCGAGCAGGCGCGTTGGGGAACGATACAGTCCCAGGCGAAGCTCCCGAGCATCGGGCAGGATATTGACACTGCTATGGACCTAATCGAGAAGGAGAACCCAAGCGTCCGCGGCGTCCTCCCGCGTAACTACGGCCGAGAGGGTCTAGACAAGGGTCGCCTTGGGCAGCTCGTCGACCTAATTGGCTCGATCGGCTTCACCGAAAGCGACGATCACGGCTCCGACGATGTGCTCGGGCGCGTATATGAGTACTTCCTCGGGCAGTTCGCCGGCAAGGAAACTGGCAAGGACGCCGGTGCGTTCTACACACCGCGCTCCGTCGTCAAGACGCTCGTAGAGATGCTCGAGCCGTACAAGGGCCGCGTCTACGACCCAGCTTGCGGCTCGGGCGGCATGTTCGTTCAGTCCGCCGAATTTGTGAAGGCACACGGCGGCCAGCGCAACGACATCTCAGTATTTGGCCAGGAGTACACGGACACCACATGGAAGCTTGCCAAGATGAACCTCGCGTTACGTGGAATCGAATCTGACCTCGGCAAATCATCGGGTGATTCATTCACCAATGATCTGCATCCCGACCTTCGCGCCGACTTTATTCTTGCCAACCCGCCGTTTAACGTCAGCAACTGGTGGGATGCCAAGCTCGCCGACGATCCACGCTGGAAGTACGGCACGCCCCCTGAAGGTAACGCCAACTTCGCTTGGGTGCAGCATTTCATTTATCACCTGAGTGCGAGGGGGACTGCGGGCTTTGTGCTTGCGAACGGTTCGCTGAGTTCAAGGAGCGGGGGAGAAGGCATCATTCGTCGCAAGCTCGTGGAGGCAGAGCTGGTGGACTGCATCGTCGCGATGCCCGACAAGCTCTTCTTTAACACCGGCATCCCAGTATCACTGTGGTTTGTATCGAAGGAACGCCACGGCAATGGCCATCGTGAGCGCCGGGGCGAGGTGCTGTTCATCGATGCCCGGAATCTTGGCACGATGGAGAGCCGTCGGCTGCGGGTTCTGGCCGACGAAGACATCCAGAAGATTGCTGGCACGTATCACGCTTGGCGTAATCACGATGGCGGGTACGTCGACGTGCCGGGCTTCGCGAAATCAGCCAAGCTTGAGGAGATCCGTGAGCACGAGTTTGTGCTCACACCTGGTCGGTATGTTGGCGCCGAGGCGGCTGAAGTGGATGTGGAGCCTCTCGATCAAAAGATCGAACGCCTTACCGAGGAACTCTTTGCCGAATTTGAGCGCGGGCGGCGGCTCGAAGATGAGATCAAAGCGCGCCTAGGGGCTTTGAGGTGA
- a CDS encoding AAA family ATPase yields the protein MTRYIVENGAIRDDLLTRRQLRDWVDGVDPLTDERRGTSIDSPAADLILDTTINAPKSYSIAAMLDPDLAAAYEDLQDRLRDRIIKLWRTDLNARRGHGGAIREGLARVEVVELRHERSRSLDPHKHRHLWLNVKVQGIDGKWSNVDTRVALRFQNVINAEGDLASRTDPSWISALAAKGFTLDADGEIAQLLHLVRPVSKRSGQIEANKAVRTRWWKDQHPGQEPSRDVLNQIDRWAWAAGRPDKPGQLNEDDWAEVVRDELTNADPRLSQARSSLSVSSESIAELDLELLAAKAIVDADARSTGTGGRFSAMDVRAGAIRAIAASRIIVDRDELDSLIDDVTSDAIRTHAVTLLSAPNVPLHIKGLMATSTAALKATLARRIESISTPGEALVSDQIKKVCNALETERTLDAGQIDGAAAIAGTARSVAIRGAAGTGKTTMLKVAGAALRRHGHDMIIVAPTKKASAVAGLETQSASSSLHQLLHDYGWRWTTNDAGATKWTQLRAGEYDPSAGTIYEGPRTKIRAGDRIVVDEAGMLDLEAATALLDVLERTDAGVAVVGDERQALPVGHSGAMALFWRNAADRVELTTIHRYDDPAWADLTARLRDAGSREHARTVAEDLERTGHVVLANNDVQAREAMVKSWFDASRKGQRIALVTATHAEAQIVSEAIQAQRINSGDVAVEESTLGQSAQTIFKGDVVQTRRNDSAFDVQNRQSWIVKTITPGHVILESVFDSSDLRKVSHEYAASYVHLAYASTVYGVQGETTDQSLVGPGVDAAGLYVGLTRGKQHNAAIVIAPTEEDATSQLVETMQRQVIEETLEKSRLAARAELTRAARTEVNPLSLSTAVRTASAGMH from the coding sequence ATGACCCGATACATCGTAGAGAATGGTGCCATCCGCGATGACCTTCTCACGCGTCGCCAGCTCAGGGACTGGGTGGATGGGGTCGACCCGCTTACCGATGAACGGCGGGGCACGAGTATCGATTCTCCGGCCGCGGATCTGATCTTGGACACGACGATTAACGCGCCGAAGTCCTACTCGATCGCTGCCATGCTCGACCCCGACTTGGCTGCCGCGTACGAGGACCTGCAGGACCGGTTGCGAGACCGGATTATCAAGCTCTGGCGAACCGATCTCAACGCCCGCCGGGGCCACGGTGGCGCCATCCGCGAAGGCCTCGCGCGTGTGGAAGTGGTGGAGTTGCGGCATGAGCGGTCACGTTCGCTGGATCCGCACAAGCACCGGCATCTCTGGCTGAACGTCAAAGTCCAAGGCATCGACGGGAAGTGGTCGAATGTGGACACTCGCGTGGCGTTGCGGTTCCAGAACGTAATCAACGCTGAAGGCGACCTCGCCTCTCGCACCGACCCTTCGTGGATTTCCGCCCTCGCCGCGAAGGGCTTCACACTCGACGCGGACGGCGAGATTGCGCAGCTGCTGCACCTGGTCCGGCCTGTGTCGAAGCGGTCCGGGCAGATCGAGGCGAACAAAGCCGTCCGGACACGCTGGTGGAAGGACCAGCATCCTGGCCAGGAGCCGTCCCGGGATGTTCTGAACCAGATTGACCGGTGGGCATGGGCGGCCGGCCGGCCGGACAAGCCCGGCCAACTCAACGAGGACGATTGGGCCGAAGTTGTCCGCGACGAGCTGACAAACGCTGACCCGCGACTCAGCCAAGCGCGCAGTTCTCTATCAGTCTCTAGCGAGTCCATTGCGGAGCTGGACCTCGAGCTGTTGGCGGCCAAAGCGATCGTGGATGCCGACGCCCGCTCGACCGGTACCGGTGGGCGGTTCAGCGCGATGGACGTACGGGCCGGCGCGATCCGGGCCATCGCCGCGTCTCGCATAATCGTGGACAGAGACGAGCTGGACTCACTAATCGATGACGTCACGTCGGACGCGATCCGGACTCACGCGGTCACACTCCTTTCGGCGCCGAACGTCCCCCTGCACATCAAAGGGCTAATGGCGACCTCAACAGCCGCGTTAAAGGCAACCCTCGCTCGCCGAATCGAATCAATATCCACGCCGGGCGAAGCCCTGGTCTCGGATCAGATCAAGAAAGTCTGCAACGCACTCGAAACCGAACGCACCCTGGACGCCGGACAGATCGACGGCGCCGCTGCAATCGCGGGAACAGCCCGAAGCGTCGCCATCCGCGGTGCCGCAGGAACGGGGAAGACGACCATGCTCAAAGTAGCCGGCGCCGCCCTGCGACGTCACGGACACGACATGATCATCGTGGCGCCAACCAAGAAGGCCTCAGCCGTCGCCGGCCTCGAGACGCAAAGTGCCTCATCGTCGCTCCACCAGCTTCTCCACGACTACGGATGGCGGTGGACCACCAACGACGCCGGAGCTACGAAGTGGACGCAGCTCCGGGCTGGAGAGTATGACCCAAGCGCGGGAACTATCTATGAGGGGCCGAGGACCAAGATCCGCGCAGGAGATCGAATCGTCGTCGATGAAGCCGGCATGCTCGACCTCGAAGCCGCAACCGCTCTTCTCGACGTGCTTGAGCGGACGGACGCAGGTGTCGCCGTAGTCGGCGATGAACGCCAAGCCCTCCCCGTCGGACACTCCGGGGCGATGGCTCTCTTCTGGCGCAACGCGGCCGATCGAGTCGAGCTCACGACAATTCACCGTTACGACGATCCTGCTTGGGCCGATCTAACAGCTCGGCTCCGCGACGCCGGCAGTAGGGAACATGCAAGGACTGTCGCCGAAGATCTGGAGCGAACCGGACATGTTGTTCTCGCGAACAACGATGTCCAGGCCCGCGAGGCGATGGTGAAGTCCTGGTTCGATGCGTCTCGGAAGGGGCAGAGAATCGCTCTTGTCACTGCAACGCATGCGGAGGCTCAAATCGTCAGCGAAGCGATCCAAGCCCAGCGCATTAATTCAGGCGACGTCGCTGTAGAGGAATCAACCTTGGGCCAATCGGCCCAGACCATATTCAAGGGTGACGTTGTCCAAACTCGCCGTAATGACAGTGCTTTCGATGTACAGAACCGTCAGAGCTGGATCGTCAAGACGATCACTCCCGGCCATGTGATTCTCGAGTCGGTCTTCGACTCATCCGACCTTCGCAAGGTCTCCCACGAATATGCGGCTTCATACGTTCACTTGGCATACGCCTCGACCGTATACGGCGTTCAGGGTGAGACTACAGACCAGTCCCTCGTGGGACCTGGCGTCGATGCCGCTGGGCTCTACGTCGGCCTGACCCGAGGAAAGCAACACAATGCCGCCATCGTGATCGCCCCGACAGAAGAGGATGCGACATCACAATTGGTCGAGACAATGCAAAGACAAGTAATCGAAGAGACGCTCGAGAAGTCACGCCTGGCAGCTCGAGCCGAACTGACCCGCGCAGCCCGAACAGAGGTCAATCCGCTGAGCCTTTCAACGGCTGTGCGCACCGCATCAGCAGGGATGCACTGA
- a CDS encoding (deoxy)nucleoside triphosphate pyrophosphohydrolase: protein MKRINVVGAVIVRDGLILCAQRSFKSDLPGLWEFPGGKIEDGETPREALEREIREELDAEVRTGEQIETTVHEYAFGEVALTTFYCDLLSGDVTLVEHESVKWLPPAELATLEWAPADIPAVRTIANQSSAA from the coding sequence GTGAAGCGGATCAACGTTGTTGGAGCCGTGATTGTCCGCGACGGGCTGATCCTCTGTGCGCAGCGAAGTTTCAAGTCGGACCTTCCAGGGCTCTGGGAGTTCCCGGGGGGAAAGATCGAGGACGGCGAGACTCCGCGCGAGGCATTAGAGCGCGAAATTCGCGAGGAACTCGACGCCGAGGTAAGGACCGGCGAGCAGATCGAGACTACCGTGCACGAGTATGCCTTTGGCGAGGTCGCTTTGACAACGTTCTATTGCGACCTGCTCTCGGGCGACGTGACGCTCGTAGAGCATGAGTCCGTGAAGTGGCTTCCGCCGGCCGAACTCGCGACGCTCGAGTGGGCACCCGCCGACATCCCTGCCGTCCGCACGATCGCAAATCAGTCGTCCGCAGCGTGA
- a CDS encoding DEAD/DEAH box helicase, whose product MSHRTFDEYGAIGRDVGFGYLDQALHAPRRLHPQLVLNNDQGTVLQSLRAELKTASSFTFSVAFVSAGGLALLKQALIDFVGVGEIITSDYLGFNSPAAFLELLALRELGINVRLHDAGAFHPKGYVFRRTDGITAILGSSNLTAGALISNHEWNIRVSAATESDLAEQFTNLLDGELQHSSTLTANWIVDYALGWAPPARPTTHLRSAEELEQAIIPNAMQSAALDSIAELRKSGERRGLVISATGTGKTILAALDVRAARPERVLFVAHRGQILDRAIDEFQRVLGAPHSHFGKLVGQTHQVDRHYVFSTVQTLSRPDVIASLDPETFDYILIDEVHRATATTYQRVIDHFNPAFLLGLTATPERTDGTSVYELFDFNVPYEIRLGAALEQDMLSPFHYYGVADFTFEDGTTTTDATPLFRLVAEERIRHLLRTLHRYGQAGVPPRGLIFCSRTEEAKQLSAELNRCELRGRRLRTIALSGEDGIEERELQVRRLESGKLDYILTVDIFNEGVDIPSVNQVVMLRQTQSAIVFVQQLGRGLRKAPGKEYLVVIDFIGNYANNYLIPIALFGDDSLNRESIRRSLIAAEERGAIAGLSSVQFDRIAQERVLRSLHTAQLDSLPNLKAAIETIRNRLGQMPKLQDFLRFESVDPVILANKVGSYPELLRKLFKIEHGFTDLQSAYLAMLSGEILTVKRLHESVLLRALLQHRRLSIDEIGRTLADAGLQSDAFSVRSTIDALTLDWNTQNEQARYRGAAPAARSGDLVVLVDEFSSAYDHSAAFRANVDDLLETTQRLVLDRFAIREPFTRGRQYSRKDASRLLCWSSNMYSTIYGYRVDQETATCPVFVTLHKTEEVSASTAYNDTLLDPSTLLWYTRSRRTLASDEVRAIVDGSVEVHVFVKKDDAEGAGHYYLGRATAHQAEQTTMQQGEPLPVVRMELRFEQPIDSGVFSYFHPALTS is encoded by the coding sequence GTGAGCCACCGAACGTTCGACGAGTACGGCGCGATCGGTCGTGACGTCGGCTTCGGCTACCTCGACCAAGCGCTCCACGCCCCGAGGCGACTTCACCCGCAACTCGTACTCAATAACGACCAAGGCACGGTCCTTCAGTCTCTTCGTGCCGAACTGAAGACCGCTTCCTCGTTTACATTCTCTGTGGCCTTCGTCTCAGCGGGTGGGCTTGCCCTCCTGAAGCAGGCTCTCATCGACTTTGTCGGGGTCGGTGAGATCATCACCTCTGACTACCTCGGGTTCAACTCTCCCGCGGCCTTTCTCGAGCTCCTGGCCCTCCGTGAGCTCGGCATCAACGTTCGGCTTCACGACGCCGGCGCATTCCACCCGAAGGGTTACGTGTTCCGCCGGACCGACGGAATAACCGCGATCCTGGGCAGCTCCAACCTCACCGCTGGCGCGCTTATCTCGAATCATGAGTGGAACATCCGCGTATCGGCCGCGACGGAAAGTGATCTCGCCGAACAATTCACGAACCTGCTCGACGGCGAGTTGCAGCACTCCTCCACCCTGACAGCGAACTGGATCGTCGACTATGCACTTGGCTGGGCTCCGCCAGCGAGGCCGACTACGCACCTTCGCTCCGCTGAAGAGCTAGAGCAAGCAATCATCCCGAACGCGATGCAGTCCGCAGCGCTCGATTCGATTGCCGAGCTTCGAAAGTCGGGCGAGCGGCGAGGACTAGTCATTTCGGCGACTGGTACGGGGAAGACGATCCTCGCCGCGCTCGACGTACGGGCAGCCCGGCCAGAACGAGTGCTCTTCGTGGCCCACCGTGGACAGATCCTCGACCGCGCGATCGACGAGTTCCAACGAGTACTTGGTGCACCCCACAGCCACTTCGGAAAACTTGTCGGCCAAACACATCAGGTCGATCGTCACTATGTCTTTTCGACCGTGCAGACGCTGTCTCGCCCAGACGTGATCGCAAGTCTTGATCCGGAGACCTTCGATTACATCCTGATCGACGAGGTGCATCGCGCGACTGCCACCACATACCAACGGGTGATCGACCACTTCAACCCGGCGTTCCTACTCGGCTTGACCGCCACCCCGGAGCGCACCGACGGAACAAGCGTTTACGAACTCTTCGACTTCAACGTGCCTTACGAGATCCGACTCGGTGCTGCCCTCGAACAAGACATGCTGTCCCCCTTCCACTACTACGGCGTCGCCGACTTTACCTTCGAGGACGGCACAACTACTACGGATGCCACTCCCCTTTTCCGCCTCGTCGCCGAAGAGCGGATTCGTCACCTCCTCCGTACCCTGCATCGGTACGGCCAGGCTGGCGTCCCTCCACGGGGACTGATTTTCTGTAGTCGCACAGAAGAGGCTAAGCAGCTCTCTGCGGAACTGAACCGGTGCGAACTTCGAGGGCGACGTCTTCGAACAATCGCACTCTCCGGCGAAGACGGAATCGAGGAACGCGAGCTACAGGTCCGTCGCCTCGAATCAGGGAAACTCGACTACATCCTCACGGTCGACATATTCAACGAGGGGGTCGATATTCCCTCGGTCAACCAGGTCGTCATGCTGCGCCAGACTCAGTCCGCAATCGTGTTCGTGCAACAGCTCGGCCGTGGCCTCCGGAAGGCGCCGGGCAAGGAATACCTGGTTGTCATTGATTTCATCGGCAACTATGCAAACAACTACCTCATTCCGATCGCACTGTTTGGCGACGATTCGCTAAACCGCGAGTCGATCCGACGTTCGCTTATCGCCGCTGAGGAGCGGGGCGCAATCGCCGGCCTTTCCAGCGTCCAGTTCGATCGGATCGCACAGGAGCGTGTGCTGCGCTCGCTTCACACCGCTCAGCTAGACAGCTTGCCAAACCTCAAGGCAGCGATTGAGACGATCCGAAACCGGCTCGGCCAGATGCCAAAGCTCCAGGATTTCCTTCGCTTCGAATCGGTCGACCCAGTGATCCTCGCGAACAAGGTCGGTTCCTATCCCGAGCTGCTTCGGAAGCTGTTCAAGATCGAGCACGGGTTCACCGACCTTCAGTCCGCCTATCTCGCGATGCTCTCCGGCGAGATACTCACCGTCAAACGACTGCATGAATCAGTTCTGTTGCGCGCACTGTTACAGCACCGCAGACTCAGCATCGACGAAATTGGTCGAACACTCGCGGATGCAGGACTGCAGTCGGATGCTTTCTCGGTGCGCTCCACCATCGACGCACTCACTCTGGACTGGAACACCCAAAACGAGCAAGCCCGCTACCGCGGTGCTGCACCAGCCGCCCGATCTGGTGACCTCGTCGTGCTCGTTGATGAATTCAGCTCGGCCTACGACCACTCGGCTGCCTTTCGAGCAAACGTCGATGACCTACTCGAGACGACGCAACGACTCGTTCTCGATCGATTCGCGATCCGCGAACCATTCACCCGCGGGCGCCAATACTCGCGTAAAGACGCAAGCCGTTTGCTGTGCTGGTCCAGCAACATGTACTCAACCATTTACGGCTACCGAGTCGACCAGGAGACAGCAACCTGCCCAGTCTTCGTGACGCTTCACAAGACTGAGGAGGTGTCTGCCAGTACCGCCTACAACGACACTCTGCTCGATCCGAGCACCCTTCTGTGGTACACCCGCAGCAGACGCACACTTGCGAGCGACGAGGTCCGGGCGATAGTGGACGGCTCAGTCGAGGTGCACGTCTTCGTCAAGAAGGACGACGCAGAAGGCGCCGGTCACTACTACCTTGGACGCGCTACCGCGCACCAAGCCGAACAAACGACTATGCAGCAGGGCGAGCCGTTGCCGGTCGTCCGTATGGAGCTGCGGTTCGAGCAGCCGATCGACTCGGGCGTTTTCAGTTACTTTCACCCCGCGCTCACCTCCTAA